CCAAAGGCCAAGGTCGGCCGAATAAATCACCGAGACATTGCCGATCGTCGGGAAATCATTGGGCCAGGGCGGGCCGTTCGTCGGATTGTCCACCACCACGGGCGCCGCGTTTGACTCAAAGTTGTTCCACAACGGCTGCCCGTTGGTGAGGCCGGCAAAGTAACGTGTTCCCGCTCCGCTCAAAAAACTGTTTGTCGGAACGATGGAAAGATAGATGTCCGTCGCGCGATACTCTCCCAGGCCGAACATGATCACGTTGGTTCCGTAGATGTGGGGTGAATCAATGATGAAGTGCCCCTGCATCATGCTTCGGGAATCCAGGTTTGAATCGAGCATCGAGATCGTGCGGTTCGTGGTGAACGTCTGGCCCGCTTCGTCGAAGCTCACCAGGACCGAGTAATCGCCCTGGTGCGAATTGTTGGTGTTGCTCGTGTCCGAACCGGTGTGGCAGATGAGGTAAATCCGGTCGTTGAGGCTGAATCCGGAGTTTGGCACGTCGTCCGGTCCCATTTTGATTCCCGATGGCTTGACGAAGAGGGGCGATCCGTCGCTGTTGGTGTAAAAATTGATGAGCAATCCCGCTTCGGGATCGGTGCTGGTGCTCCAGGCGATTGGATCCGCGGCGTGGTAATTCAGGTTGGTCGGGTCTTCGCTGATGGTATCGCCGAAGAGGAAGATGAGCTTGCCGTCGTGTTCGAACGAATAACCGAGGCCGTTCCCCAGAACGTGAAATCGCGTGACGGTCAGGCTGGTGGTCGGTGTGTTGGTCCCTCTCGCTGCATCGGCCCAGTCCTTGTCGCCGATGACCTGCTCCATCTTGACGGAGGAATTGGTGATCCAGGTCAGAGTCAGACCGTTCTGAGCGACGGCGCGAGCCGCTGCGATAAAGAAAATCGCACTGCAAAAAAACAGGTTCCGGAGGCGCACTCGCGCAG
The Candidatus Angelobacter sp. DNA segment above includes these coding regions:
- a CDS encoding DUF4185 domain-containing protein, which encodes MRLRNLFFCSAIFFIAAARAVAQNGLTLTWITNSSVKMEQVIGDKDWADAARGTNTPTTSLTVTRFHVLGNGLGYSFEHDGKLIFLFGDTISEDPTNLNYHAADPIAWSTSTDPEAGLLINFYTNSDGSPLFVKPSGIKMGPDDVPNSGFSLNDRIYLICHTGSDTSNTNNSHQGDYSVLVSFDEAGQTFTTNRTISMLDSNLDSRSMMQGHFIIDSPHIYGTNVIMFGLGEYRATDIYLSIVPTNSFLSGAGTRYFAGLTNGQPLWNNFESNAAPVVVDNPTNGPPWPNDFPTIGNVSVIYSADLGLW